The genomic window AGAAGGTGATCCAGGCTGTCGGCCGGGAAGCCAAGGCCATGCTGGGCAAGGTGCCCGGCAACATCGAGGCGATCCGCCCGATGAAGGACGGCGTGATTGCCGACTTCGTGATCACCGAGCAGATGATCAAGCAGTTCATCAAGATGGTGCACCCGCGCACGCTGCTCACGCCGAGCCCGCGCATCATCATCTGCGTGCCCTGCGGCTCCACCCAGGTCGAGCGCCGTGCCATCAAGGACGCGGCCGAAGCGGCGGGCGCCACTTCCGTCTACCTCATCGAAGAGCCCATGGCCGCGGCCATCGGCGCGGGCCTGCCGGTCAGCGAGGCTTCGGGCTCCATGGTGGTCGACATCGGCGGCGGCACCACCGAAGTGGGCGTCATCAGCCTGGGCGGCATGGTCTACAAGGGCTCCGTGCGCGTGGGCGGCGACCGCTTCGACGAAGCCATCATCAACTACATCCGCCGCAACTACGGCATGCTGATCGGCGAGCCGACGGCCGAAGTCATCAAGAAGAACATCGGCTCGGCCTTCCCGGGCTCCGAAGTCAAGGAAATGGAAGTCAAGGGCCGCAACCTTTCCGAAGGCGTGCCGCGCAGCTTCACCATCAGCAGCAACGAAGTGCTGGAAGCCCTGACCGATCCGCTCAACAACATCGTCTCCGCCGTGAAGAACGCGCTGGAGCAAACGCCGCCCGAACTGGGCGCCGACATCGCGGAGCGCGGCATGATGCTGACCGGCGGCGGCGCACTGCTGCGCGACCTGGACCGCCTGCTGGCCGAGGAAACCGGCCTGCCGGTGCTGGTGGCCGAAGATCCGCTGACCTGCGTGGTGCGCGGCTGCGGCATTGCTCTCGAGCGCATGGATCGCTTGGGAAGCATCTTCACGAGCGAGTGAATGCGCCACTGCCATCATCGGCCGGCCCTGCTTGTGCAGGCCGGCCTTTTTGCCATCTGACGTTGCACAGCCAGGCCTGAACCATGCCCTTGGGCACGCTCGATCGCACAGCCCCGCCCCTGTTCAACCAGGGGCAGTCGGCCCTGAGCAAGTTGATTTTCTTCGGTGCGCTCTCGCTGTTCCTGATGGTGGCCGACGCGCGCTTCCATCTGGTTCAGCCCATACGCGCGGCCGTGGGGGCGGTGCTCTATCCGGTGCAGTGGCTGGCGCTCAAGCCGGTGCAGTTCGTGGTGGGCGGCAGCCGCTACTTCGAAGACCTGCAAACGGCCCAGCGCAACGAAGAAGAAGCCCGCAAGGCGCTCATGCAGCAGGCAGAGCGTGCGAGCCAGGCCGACACGCTCGCGCAGGACAACGCACGCCTTCGCGCGTTGCTCGAACTGCGCCAGACCACGCAGGCGCCGGGCCGCGCCGCCGAGGTGCTCTACGACGCCGCCGACCCCTACACGCGCAAGATCGTCATCGACCAGGGGCTCACGCACGGCGTGGCGGCCGGTTCGCCGGTGATCGACGCGAACGGCGTGCTCGGCCAGGTGACACAGGTGCTGCCCTTCACGAGCGAGGTCACGCTGGTGATCGACCGCGATCTTTCCATTCCCGTGCAGAACACCCGCACCGGCGTGCGCAGCGTGGCTTTCGGTGATGCATCGGCGCACGGCGCGGGGCTGGAGCTGCGCTTCATGGCTGCCAATGCCGACCTGCAGGAGGGCGACCTGCTCTCCACCAGCGGCGTCGACGGCGTCTATCCGGCCGGCCTGCCGGTTGCAAAGATCGAGCGCATCGAGCGCCGCGCCGATTCGGCCTTTGCGCGCATCTACTGCGTTCCGCTGGCCCGCGTGACGGCAGCGCGCTACGTGCTGGTGCTGGCGCCCACGGGGGCGCCCGCGGCACCGCCCGCGCCGGCCGCCCCCGCGCGCGGCAAGAAGCCCGAGCCCAAGGCAGACAAGAAAGCCGCGGAGCGCGCCCGATGATCAAACGCCCCGGCCAACAGCAGCTGCTGCTGCCCGTCAGCCCGCTTTTCATGTGGTCGAGTCTGGTGGTGGCGCTGCTCATCAACATGATTCCGATTGGGCGCGCCGCCTGGATGCCCGACCTGCTCGCGCTGGCCATCGTGTTCTGGGGCGTGCACCAGCCGATGCGCGTAGGCATTGGCGCGGCCTTCGTCTTCGGGCTGTGCATGGACGTGCACCAGGCGTCCATGCTGGGCCAGCATGCGCTGTCCTACACCACGCTGGGCTTCTTCGCGATCACCATTCACCGGCGCCTGCTCTGGTACCCGGTGGCTTCGCAGGCGCTGCAGGTGCTGCCGCTTTTTGCGCTCTCGCAATTCATCGAGGTGGTGACGCGCATGATCGGCGGCGGCATTTTTCCGGGCTGGTGGGTGCTGGCCTCCCCGGTCATCGAGGCCGCGCTGTGGCCGTTGGCAACGGCGCTGCTGCTGGCGCCCCAGCGCCGCACGCCGGAACCCGACGAGAACCGCCCGCTCTAAGCCGGGCAGTCCACCTTCCTATGCATTTGCCAACGCACTTGCACGCGCCTAAGCTCACGCCGCCATGACCGAAATCCGCAACGTTGCCGCCGACCTCGCGCGCTTCAAGCGCCGCGTGATCGTGATCGGCATGGTGGTGCTCTTCGCCTTCGGGCTGCTGGGCTCGCGGCTGTTCTACCTGCAGGTGGTGCGGCATGACGACCTCGCCGAGCAGGCCGAGAGCAACCGTACGGCCATCGTGCCGGTGGTGCCGAACCGCGGGCTCATCCTCGACCGCAACGGCATCGTGCTGGCCTCCAACTACTCCGCCTACACGCTGGAGATCACGCCTTCCAAGGTGGGCGACGTCGAAGAGACCATCGACGCGCTGACCCAGGTGCTCGAGGTTTCGCCGCGCGACCGCCGCCGCTTCAAGCGCCTGCGCGAAGACTCTCGCAGCTTCGACTCCATTCCGATCCGCACCCGCCTGAACGACGAAGAAGTGGCCCGTTTCGCGGCGCAGCGCTACCGCTTCCCGGGCGTGGAAATCAAGGCGCGGCTGTTCCGCAACTATCCGCATGGCGAGGTCGCCTCGCACGTGCTCGGCTACATCGGCCGCATCAACCAGCGCGAGAAGACCGCGATGGAAGACTGGGCCGAGGAAGACCAGGCCAACTACAAGGGCACCGACTACATCGGCAAGCTCGGCATCGAGCAAAGCTACGAAAAAACACTGCACGGCCATACCGGCGTCGAGCAGATGGAAACCTCGGCCGGCGGCCGCGCGGTGCGCCGGCTTGCGAGCCATCCGGCCACGCCAGGCAACACCGTGATGCTGTCGCTCGACATCAAGCTGCAGAAGCTGGTCGAAGACATGTTCGGCGACCGCCGCGGCGCGCTGGTGGCCATCGACCCCAAGACCGGCGAGGTGCTGGCCTTCGTGAGCAAGCCGACCTTCGACCCCAACCTCTTCGTCGAAGGCATCGACACCGAAAGCTGGAAAGAGCTCAGCGAATCGCTCGACAAGCCGCTGCTCAACCGGGCGCTGCGTGGCACCTATCCGCCCGGCTCGACCTACAAGCCCTTCATGGCGCTGGCTGCATTGCAAACCGGCAAGCGCGGCCCGAACGTGGTAGTGAACGACCCCGGGTATTTCAACTTTGGCGGCCACCGCTTCGGCAGCCCCGAAGGCAACATCGGCGGCGTCGACATGCGGCGCTCGATCCAGCTGTCGAGCAACATCTATTACTACTCGCTGGCCAACGAGATGGGCGTGGACCTGATCCACGACTTCATGAAGCCGCTGGGTTTCGGCCAGATCACCGGCATCGACCTGGGCGGCGAGGTGCGCGGCGTGCTGCCCAGCACCGAGTGGAAACGCAACGCATACAAGCGGCCCGAGCAGAAGAAGTGGTACGCGGGCGAAACCATTTCGCTGGGCATTGGCCAGGGCTACAACACCTTCACCATGCTGCAGCTCGCGCAGGCCACGGCCATCGTGGCCGACGGCGGCATGAAGCGCAAGCCGCACGTTGCTCTCGCCACGCGCAACACGGTTAGCGGCGAAGTGGCCCCGCTGCCGCAACCGCCCGCGGAGAACCTCGGCTATACGCCGGCCAACATCGCGGTGATCCGCGAAGGACTGACCAGCGTGGTCACCAGCGGAACCGCGCGCGGGGTGTTCGCCGGCGCGGGCTACCAGGCGGCCGGCAAGACGGGTACGGCGCAGGCCGTGACCCAGGCGCAGAACACCAAGTACAACGCCCGCGCGCTCGAAGAGCACCAGCGCGATCACGCGCTGTTCATGGCGTTTGCGCCTGTCAACAACCCGAAGATCGCCCTGGCAGTGATCGTCGAGAACGCCGGTTGGGGCGCGGGCGCCGCGGCACCCATTGCGCGCCGCGTGTTCGACTACGTGTTGATGGACCAGTACCCGAGCGAGGCCGACATGGCTGCCATCAGGATCGGCAAGGCCGGCGCCCCGATCGGCAAGCCGCGCGTGGCGAGTGAAGTGGCTTGGCCAGTGGCTGGCACTGCTGCCACCGCGCCCTGACGGTTTTTCTCCTCTCCCAGAGGGAGAGGGGACAACACCCTAAGCCGCTGCCACCGTGCCGCTGACTTCACCCAGCCCGATTCGCACCGCACCCTCCCGCTCGCAGTAGCCGCGCATGACCAGCGTGTCGCCGTCTTCAAGGAACGTGCGTTTCTCGCCATTGGGCAGCGTGATCGGCTGCTTGCCGCCGAGCGTCAGCTCCATCAGCGAGCCGGCTTCGTCGGGCTTGGGGCCCGAGAGCGTGCCGGAGCCCAGCAGGTCGCCCGGCTGCAGGTTGCAGCCGTTCACCGTGTGGTGTGCAACGAGCTGCGCGGCCGTCCAGTAGGCGGCTTCGGTGGTGTTGCCGCGCGTGAGCCGTGTGGGCGCTTCACCTGCGGCGCGCATCTTCGCGGTCTGCAGCAGCACTTCGAGCGTGATGTCGAGCGCGCCGCTTTCGCGGTTCGAGGGCGCATCGAGGTAAGGCAGCGGTTGCGGGTCTCCCGCGGGCCGCTCGAACCTGGCGCGGAACGGCGCCAGCGCTTCCATCGTCACGATCCACGGCGATAGCGTGCTCGCGAAGTTCTTCGCGAGGAAGGGGCCGAGCGGCTGGTATTCCCAGGCCTGCAGGTCTCGCGCCGACCAGTCGTTGAGCAGCGTCACGCCGAACAGATGCTCTTCGGCCTCGCCGATGGCAATCGGCTCGCCGAGTGCGTTGCCGCGGCCGACCAGAAAACCAAGCTCCAGCTCGTAGTCGAGCCGCTTCGAAGGGCCGAAGCTCGGCTCTGCGGCGTCTGGCGCCTTGGTCTGGCCCTGCGGGCGCTTGAAGACCTGGCCGCTCACGCCGATCGACGACGCACGGCCGTGATAGCCGATGGGCACCCACTTGTAGTTGGGCATCAGCGGCTGGTCGGGGCGGAACAGCTTGCCGATGGTGGTGGCGTGGTGAATGCCGGTGTAGAAATCGGTGTAGTCGCCGATGCGGCAGGGCACGGTGAGCTCGGCCGCATCCTGAGGCAGCAGCGCCTTCGACCATGCGGCCTCTTTGCCGCTGCCTTCCGCAAGGCCCGCCGAGATGGCCGCGCGAAGCGCCTGGCGGTCTTTCACGCCCGCGTTCATCAGCGCGTTCATGTCGTCGGTATCGACCAGGCCTGCGGCCTTCAGGTCGAGCACCTGGTCGCCAATGGCCACCCCGATGCGAAAGGCCTCGCTGCTGCCCGCCGCGCGAAAGCGGCCGAAGGGCAGGTTCTGGATCGGGAAGTCGCAGCCGGCTTCATTGGCCGAGGCAACCCAGCTGCGCAGCTTCGGGTCGTGGGTGGCGTTGAGTGCGATGGTCATGGAATGTCTTTCTTTGGATGTGGCGCCTGCTCGTCGGCCGTCAGGGCTTGAACTGGTCCTTGAGGCCCGCCCAGCAATCGGCGTAGTCGGTGTCCAGCGCGGGGCTCTGCAGCGCGAAGTTCGTCGGAATTAAGCGGTACCGGCTTTCGAACATGAAGGCCAGCGTGTTGTCGAGCTTGTGCGGCTTCAGGTCGGTGTGCGTGGCTTTGTCGAAGGCTTCCTCGTCCGGCCCGTGCGGCACCATGCAGTTGTGCAGGCTCGCGCCGCCGGGCTTGAAGCCGCCCGGCTTGGCGTCGTATTCGCCGAGCACAAGCCCCATGAACTCGCTCATGAGGTTGCGGTGGAACCAGGGCGGACGGAAGGTGTTTTCCATCACCATCCAGCGCGGCGGGAAGATCACGAAGTCGCAGTTCGCGGTGCCGGGCGTGTCGCTCGGCGAGGTCAGCACCGTAAAGATGGAAGGATCGGGATGGTCGAAGCTGATGGAGCCGATCACCATGAAGTTGGCCGTGTCGTACTTCACCGGCGCCAGGTTGCCGTGCCATGCGACCACGTTGAAAGGCGACTGCCTGGTTGGTGCCTTCCAGAAGCGGCCGCCGAATTTCTTCACCAGCTCGTAGGCACCGCCGTCTTCCTCGAAAGCCGCCACAGGAGCCTGGAAGTCGCGCGCGTTGGCCAGGCCGTTCGAGCCGATGGGGCCCAACTCGGGCAGGCGGAAATGCGCACCGTAGTTCTCGCAGACATAGCCTCGGGAGATTCCGTCGGGCAATGCCACCTTGAACGCCATGCCGCGCGGCAGCACCGCGATCTCGCCGGGCTTCACGTCGAGCACGCCGAGCTCGGTGGTGATGACCAGGCGGCCCTGCTGCGGCACGACGAGCATTTCGCCGTCGGCGTTGACGAAGGCGCGTTTCTCCATCGAGCGGCCCGCAAGGTACATGAGCGAGCCGATGCCGACCTGCGATTCGGCATCGCCGTTGGCTGCGACGGTGTGCATGCCGTCGATGAAGTCCACATCGGCCGCGCCGTCGAGCGGCATCGGATGCCAGCGCAGCGGCTCGGGCGGCAATGCGATTTCGCGGTCGGCGCCGGTGGTCCAGTGCGGCTGGGCATACGGCTGGTAGCGGCCGGACACCACCGAGGGCTGGCGGCGGTACAGCCAGGTGCGGCGGTTTTCATGGCGCGGCGCGGTGAAGGCGGTGCCCGAGAGCAGCTCGGTGTAAAGGTCGAAGGGCGCGCGCTGCGGGTTGTTGCGGCCCTGGGGCAGGGCACCGGCCACGGCTTCGGAGGCGTACTCGTTGCCGAAGCCGCTCTGGTAGCGCCGCTCGGCACTGGCGGTTGG from Variovorax paradoxus includes these protein-coding regions:
- a CDS encoding rod shape-determining protein; its protein translation is MFGAFRRYFSTDLAIDLGTANTLIFARNKGIVLDEPSVVAIRHEGGPHGKKVIQAVGREAKAMLGKVPGNIEAIRPMKDGVIADFVITEQMIKQFIKMVHPRTLLTPSPRIIICVPCGSTQVERRAIKDAAEAAGATSVYLIEEPMAAAIGAGLPVSEASGSMVVDIGGGTTEVGVISLGGMVYKGSVRVGGDRFDEAIINYIRRNYGMLIGEPTAEVIKKNIGSAFPGSEVKEMEVKGRNLSEGVPRSFTISSNEVLEALTDPLNNIVSAVKNALEQTPPELGADIAERGMMLTGGGALLRDLDRLLAEETGLPVLVAEDPLTCVVRGCGIALERMDRLGSIFTSE
- the mreC gene encoding rod shape-determining protein MreC, with the protein product MPLGTLDRTAPPLFNQGQSALSKLIFFGALSLFLMVADARFHLVQPIRAAVGAVLYPVQWLALKPVQFVVGGSRYFEDLQTAQRNEEEARKALMQQAERASQADTLAQDNARLRALLELRQTTQAPGRAAEVLYDAADPYTRKIVIDQGLTHGVAAGSPVIDANGVLGQVTQVLPFTSEVTLVIDRDLSIPVQNTRTGVRSVAFGDASAHGAGLELRFMAANADLQEGDLLSTSGVDGVYPAGLPVAKIERIERRADSAFARIYCVPLARVTAARYVLVLAPTGAPAAPPAPAAPARGKKPEPKADKKAAERAR
- the mreD gene encoding rod shape-determining protein MreD, translating into MIKRPGQQQLLLPVSPLFMWSSLVVALLINMIPIGRAAWMPDLLALAIVFWGVHQPMRVGIGAAFVFGLCMDVHQASMLGQHALSYTTLGFFAITIHRRLLWYPVASQALQVLPLFALSQFIEVVTRMIGGGIFPGWWVLASPVIEAALWPLATALLLAPQRRTPEPDENRPL
- the mrdA gene encoding penicillin-binding protein 2, translating into MTEIRNVAADLARFKRRVIVIGMVVLFAFGLLGSRLFYLQVVRHDDLAEQAESNRTAIVPVVPNRGLILDRNGIVLASNYSAYTLEITPSKVGDVEETIDALTQVLEVSPRDRRRFKRLREDSRSFDSIPIRTRLNDEEVARFAAQRYRFPGVEIKARLFRNYPHGEVASHVLGYIGRINQREKTAMEDWAEEDQANYKGTDYIGKLGIEQSYEKTLHGHTGVEQMETSAGGRAVRRLASHPATPGNTVMLSLDIKLQKLVEDMFGDRRGALVAIDPKTGEVLAFVSKPTFDPNLFVEGIDTESWKELSESLDKPLLNRALRGTYPPGSTYKPFMALAALQTGKRGPNVVVNDPGYFNFGGHRFGSPEGNIGGVDMRRSIQLSSNIYYYSLANEMGVDLIHDFMKPLGFGQITGIDLGGEVRGVLPSTEWKRNAYKRPEQKKWYAGETISLGIGQGYNTFTMLQLAQATAIVADGGMKRKPHVALATRNTVSGEVAPLPQPPAENLGYTPANIAVIREGLTSVVTSGTARGVFAGAGYQAAGKTGTAQAVTQAQNTKYNARALEEHQRDHALFMAFAPVNNPKIALAVIVENAGWGAGAAAPIARRVFDYVLMDQYPSEADMAAIRIGKAGAPIGKPRVASEVAWPVAGTAATAP
- the fahA gene encoding fumarylacetoacetase, whose product is MTIALNATHDPKLRSWVASANEAGCDFPIQNLPFGRFRAAGSSEAFRIGVAIGDQVLDLKAAGLVDTDDMNALMNAGVKDRQALRAAISAGLAEGSGKEAAWSKALLPQDAAELTVPCRIGDYTDFYTGIHHATTIGKLFRPDQPLMPNYKWVPIGYHGRASSIGVSGQVFKRPQGQTKAPDAAEPSFGPSKRLDYELELGFLVGRGNALGEPIAIGEAEEHLFGVTLLNDWSARDLQAWEYQPLGPFLAKNFASTLSPWIVTMEALAPFRARFERPAGDPQPLPYLDAPSNRESGALDITLEVLLQTAKMRAAGEAPTRLTRGNTTEAAYWTAAQLVAHHTVNGCNLQPGDLLGSGTLSGPKPDEAGSLMELTLGGKQPITLPNGEKRTFLEDGDTLVMRGYCEREGAVRIGLGEVSGTVAAA
- the hmgA gene encoding homogentisate 1,2-dioxygenase; the protein is MTHPTASAERRYQSGFGNEYASEAVAGALPQGRNNPQRAPFDLYTELLSGTAFTAPRHENRRTWLYRRQPSVVSGRYQPYAQPHWTTGADREIALPPEPLRWHPMPLDGAADVDFIDGMHTVAANGDAESQVGIGSLMYLAGRSMEKRAFVNADGEMLVVPQQGRLVITTELGVLDVKPGEIAVLPRGMAFKVALPDGISRGYVCENYGAHFRLPELGPIGSNGLANARDFQAPVAAFEEDGGAYELVKKFGGRFWKAPTRQSPFNVVAWHGNLAPVKYDTANFMVIGSISFDHPDPSIFTVLTSPSDTPGTANCDFVIFPPRWMVMENTFRPPWFHRNLMSEFMGLVLGEYDAKPGGFKPGGASLHNCMVPHGPDEEAFDKATHTDLKPHKLDNTLAFMFESRYRLIPTNFALQSPALDTDYADCWAGLKDQFKP